GAAGAAATAGAAAAGGCTAATAGCAATCTGGCTATGCCGAACAAGGAGGTAACCCGCCCCCTTTGGCAGACTTCCATATATTTTCTGGCTATGATTGCTATTCTTGTCTTTGCCAACTGGGGGAAACCTGAGGAAGCCAAAGGTTTTTGGTATGCTATTTATTCTTATAAATGGAGTATCACTGGTCTGGCCTCAGCATTCTTCGCGGTTCTTCTTGTTATCTGGTTTGGGCTTAAATGGTTGAAGATTCTGCTGGCTGCAGTTCCAACAATTATTTTGGCAATCCTTTTTCCCCATAGACCTCTCATTCCCTTCTCTGTTGCGGTGATTGGCTTTTCAATAATCATAAGCCTTAACAAAGGTGAGACAGAAGAATGGTTCAAATCATCATGGGACTTTGCAAAACAGATCATGCCCCTTCTTTTCTTTGGTGTTTTAATAGCCGGGGCACTTCTTGGTCGACCAGGAAATGAAGGCTTAATCCCATCTGAGTGGATCAGCGGTTCTGTTGGTGGGAATTCAATCTGGTCAAACCTTTTTGCTTCTGTTGCCGGGGCTTTTATGTATTTTGCGACACTGACCGAGGTTCCAATTTTGGAAGGGTTGATTGGAAACGGGATGGGAAAAGGACCGGCACTGGCTCTGCTGTTGGCTGGCCCGGCTTTATCTTTACCAAATATGCTGGTGATACGGAGCGTTATTGGGACTAAAAAAACTGTAACTTTTATAACTCTTGTAGTTATCATGGCTACAATTACTGGAATGCTTTATGGGGCTTTCTTTGAGTAAGGGGCTTAAGATGAAAATTGAAATTTTAGGTATTGGCTGTTCAAAATGCAAAACACTTGAGGAGAATGTAAAAAAGGCCTTAGTAGAATTAAACATCCACGCTGATATTTTTAAAGTGGATGAAATTCATAAAATCATTGAGTATGGTGTAATTGCAGCACCTGCTTTGGTTGTTGATGGAGAGGTAAAATGCTCTGGAAGAGTGCCATATACTGAAGAAATAAAGAAATGGTTGAAATAAGATGAAAAAAAAGAAACATTTTATAATACTTTTAATGGTTGCTTTTGTATCTAGTATGCTTGTTCTTTCAGGCTGTTCAGAGAATGCAGAAACTAATATTGCTAGCAGTATAACAGAAGAGAAAAATTCGAAGTCAGATAAAAAAGCTAAAAAATCCCTAGTCCAGAAAGTCGAATTAATTCATTTTCATGGAACTTATCAGTGTTACGCATGCAAAACAGTTGGAGCATATACCGAAGAAACGCTCAATAACTGTTTTGCTGATGAACTAGAAGAGGGAAAGATAATATTCAAGCACATTAATGTATATCTTCCTGAAAACAAGGAGATCGTATTTAAATATGGTGCCACTGCTTCTTCTTTGTGGTTAGGTATTTATGACCAAAAAGGGTTTCACAAAGAGCATGTTGTTAAAGTCTGGTATAAAATAAATAATAAGATGGCTTTTATGAGCTATCTCAAAATGCTTATAGATAAGAGATTGAGGGGGGATTTCAGCTAAGATGAATCTCATGTCCTTCATGGAAGCTATGGGCACAAGCAAAATTCCTGTAATTGCATCCTTCTTTTTAGGACTCATGACGGCCATAAGCCCATGCCCATTAGCTACAAATATAGCTTCAATCGCTTATATTTCAAAGAGGATTAACGACAGAAGGCATACTCTTCTTGTCGGCTTTATCTATACACTTGGGAGAATGTTTACATACATAGTGATTGCATCCCTTGTTGTATTTATTGGATTAAACATTCAGGCAATTTCTTTGAGTTTGCAAAGATATGGAGAGAGGATAATCGGTCCTTTTCTAATAATCATGGGTTTAATAATGCTTGATACTTTTAGGATAAACTTGTTTAGCGGTGGTGGTCAGCTTAATTCCTTAAAAGAGAGATTATCAAAAAAAGGGGTTTTTGGTGGTTTTTTTTTGGGCGTGGTATTTGCCCTATCATTCTGTCCCTTTAGCGCAGTGCTATTTTTTGGAATGCTTAT
This sequence is a window from Nitrospinota bacterium. Protein-coding genes within it:
- a CDS encoding thioredoxin family protein, whose product is MKIEILGIGCSKCKTLEENVKKALVELNIHADIFKVDEIHKIIEYGVIAAPALVVDGEVKCSGRVPYTEEIKKWLK
- a CDS encoding aromatic aminobenezylarsenical efflux permease ArsG family transporter → MNLMSFMEAMGTSKIPVIASFFLGLMTAISPCPLATNIASIAYISKRINDRRHTLLVGFIYTLGRMFTYIVIASLVVFIGLNIQAISLSLQRYGERIIGPFLIIMGLIMLDTFRINLFSGGGQLNSLKERLSKKGVFGGFFLGVVFALSFCPFSAVLFFGMLIPLSLKTGDPIILPSVFAFGTGLPVIIFSFILAYSVSKLANIVNRVQVFESWMRKVASLVFIIMGIYYSITQYLLR
- a CDS encoding nitrophenyl compound nitroreductase subunit ArsF family protein, whose protein sequence is MKKKKHFIILLMVAFVSSMLVLSGCSENAETNIASSITEEKNSKSDKKAKKSLVQKVELIHFHGTYQCYACKTVGAYTEETLNNCFADELEEGKIIFKHINVYLPENKEIVFKYGATASSLWLGIYDQKGFHKEHVVKVWYKINNKMAFMSYLKMLIDKRLRGDFS
- a CDS encoding permease; protein product: MDWEDEWKPLVVILAVFLSFFYLPIGTGRFDNAIMEALHLTKWYAEEHVILCLVPAFFIAGAIAVFVSQASVIKYLGPKANKILAYSVGSVSGTILAVCSCTVLPLFAGIYQRGAGLGPAIAFLYSGPAINVLAIILTARVLGLELGIARAVGAVAFSFIIGLLMHFIFRKEEIEKANSNLAMPNKEVTRPLWQTSIYFLAMIAILVFANWGKPEEAKGFWYAIYSYKWSITGLASAFFAVLLVIWFGLKWLKILLAAVPTIILAILFPHRPLIPFSVAVIGFSIIISLNKGETEEWFKSSWDFAKQIMPLLFFGVLIAGALLGRPGNEGLIPSEWISGSVGGNSIWSNLFASVAGAFMYFATLTEVPILEGLIGNGMGKGPALALLLAGPALSLPNMLVIRSVIGTKKTVTFITLVVIMATITGMLYGAFFE